In a single window of the Deltaproteobacteria bacterium genome:
- a CDS encoding acetyl-CoA C-acetyltransferase: protein MKDVVIVSGARTAVGNFGGALKGVRVVDMGALVIKEAIKRAGLRPAVNDFIKSCRPKGLGEFDMTEINRKFYDYDASLTPTYFDECLMGNVISAGLGQNPGRQACLYAGLPEETNAITINKVCASGMKAITLAAQIIKAGDADIIVAGGMENMSNAPYALPEARWGYRMNMPFGQIVDLMVNDGLFEIFNNYHMGFTAENIAAKYGITRKEQDEISLLSHQRARAAIKNGTVADEIVPFVIPQKKGDPTVFAVDERPMDTSMEKMGKIPPAFKKDGGTVTAGNASGINDGAAAVVVMSADRAKELGLKPLAKIKGYASGGVDPAYMGLGPIPATRKVLGKLGLSVKDMDIVELNEAFACQAIACIRELEIDIDKCNLNGSGISIGHPVGASGARITYSLAMQLQKQNKNLGLATLCIGGGQGMAIVLERM from the coding sequence ATGAAAGATGTGGTCATAGTAAGCGGCGCCAGGACGGCGGTCGGTAATTTCGGTGGAGCCCTGAAGGGCGTGAGGGTAGTGGACATGGGCGCCCTGGTTATCAAAGAGGCGATTAAGAGGGCGGGATTGCGCCCGGCGGTCAATGATTTTATCAAATCCTGCCGCCCCAAAGGTCTGGGCGAGTTTGACATGACTGAAATCAACCGGAAGTTTTACGATTACGACGCCTCGCTGACGCCGACTTATTTTGACGAGTGCCTTATGGGCAACGTCATCTCGGCCGGGTTAGGCCAGAATCCCGGCCGACAGGCATGCCTCTACGCCGGGTTACCCGAGGAAACCAACGCCATCACCATCAATAAGGTGTGCGCCTCCGGTATGAAGGCCATCACGCTGGCCGCGCAGATTATCAAGGCCGGCGATGCCGATATCATCGTCGCGGGAGGCATGGAAAATATGTCGAACGCCCCCTATGCCCTGCCCGAGGCGCGCTGGGGATACCGCATGAATATGCCCTTTGGTCAGATCGTGGATCTGATGGTGAACGATGGCCTCTTTGAAATATTCAATAACTACCACATGGGCTTTACGGCCGAGAATATCGCCGCGAAGTACGGCATCACGCGCAAGGAGCAGGATGAAATATCGCTTTTGAGCCATCAGCGGGCCCGGGCCGCCATCAAAAACGGAACGGTCGCCGACGAAATCGTACCGTTCGTCATCCCCCAGAAAAAAGGCGACCCCACGGTCTTTGCCGTGGATGAGCGGCCAATGGACACGAGCATGGAGAAGATGGGAAAAATTCCCCCGGCCTTTAAAAAGGACGGTGGCACGGTAACGGCGGGCAACGCCTCCGGCATCAACGACGGCGCGGCCGCAGTAGTAGTCATGAGCGCCGACCGGGCTAAAGAATTGGGCCTGAAACCCTTGGCCAAAATCAAAGGTTATGCCTCCGGCGGCGTGGACCCCGCCTATATGGGGCTGGGGCCTATTCCGGCCACGCGCAAAGTGCTTGGCAAGCTGGGCCTGAGCGTAAAGGATATGGATATTGTGGAATTGAACGAAGCCTTCGCCTGTCAGGCGATTGCCTGTATCCGGGAGCTGGAAATAGACATTGATAAATGCAACTTGAACGGCAGCGGCATCTCCATCGGCCACCCCGTGGGCGCCTCGGGCGCGAGGATTACCTACAGCCTGGCCATGCAACTGCAGAAGCAGAATAAAAATCTTGGTCTGGCTACCCTCTGCATCGGCGGCGGGCAAGGCATGGCCATAGTACTGGAGAGGATGTAA